The sequence ACCGCGACTATGCCCTGCTGGCTGAACTGATCCGGGTCCTGGGCCAGCGCATGCCGGATCTCAGGATCAATCTGGTGGGCATGAAGTACGAGAAGCTAGGCGAGGCGCGTCACAGCCACAACGTGGTCTGTCACCCGCGCCTGGGCAAGACCGAGTACGACGAAGTCATCCGCAGTGCGCTTTTCATCGTCCTGCCCCTCTCGTTTGCGACCGCCAACAATGCCTTGCTCGAAGGCTTGGCGATGGGGGTTCCGGTGCTGTGCAACCGGGTGCACGGGGTGGGCGAATACTTGCCGAGCGAGCGCTACATTTTTGAAGATGGCGAAGACCTCGTGCGCCGGATCGAGGCGCAGCGGATGAAGTCGCTAAAGGACCGCGAAGATGAGGCCGAGGAGCTGGCCCGCCATGTGACGGAACACTATTCGTGGCCGCGCGTGCGGGAGCGCATTGAAGCCTTCTGCCTCGACGTGGAGCCGCGCTCATGAATACGGCTGAGCGCGATTTTGGCTCCGACTTCAATGGTCTGTTCAATCTCGCCGCAGCGTCCGGTCCCAGCCATGCGCTGCGTGCTCCGCAGCAGGCCCGTGCCGCGCGAGGCGTTCGCCCGGCGGCGACTGCCGTCTCCATGAAGGGGAGTCCCAAATGAAGCTGCCCGATTTCACCCAGTACAAGCTTGTCGTCGCCGGCGACGTGATGCTGGATCGCTACTGGTTCGGCGATGTGAGCCGGATCTCGCCGGAGGCTCCGGTCCCGGTCGTGAAGATCGAGCGCCAGGAAGAGCGCTCAGGCGGTGCGGCCAACGTCGCACGCAACATCGCCACGCTTGGCGGCCGAACGTCGCTTCTGACCGTGGTGGGCAACGACGACGCCGGGCGGCGACTGCATAGCTTGCTCAAGCAGGATGACATCGAACCCTCACTGCATATCGACAGCCAGATTGACACGACAGTGAAGCTGCGTGTCATTGGGCGGCAACAGCAGTTGCTGCGGATCGACTTCGAAACCACGCCTTCAGATGAAGTGTTGTCGGCGAAGTTGCGCGATTTCGCGCGCCGAGTGGCGGACGTCGATGTGGTCGTGCTCTCTGATTACGACAAGGGTGGGCTGCGGCAGGTCAGGGAAATGATCCGCATCGCCAAGGAGGCAGGCAAGCCCGTGCTAGTGGATCCCAAGGGCAACGATTTCTCAAAGTACGAGGGCGCCACGCTGATTACGCCCAATCGCGCGGAACTCCGCCAGGTCGTGGGTTCTTGGGCGTCCGAGGAAGAGTTGGCGCGCAAAGCCCTGGGCCTGCGCAACGCGCTAGGCCTGGATGCCGTGCTTGTGACGCGCAGTGAGGAAGGCATGAGCCTTTATGGCGACGGGGAGACCGTGCATCAACGAGCCGTGGCACGTGACGTGTTTGACGTGACGGGGGCAGGCGACACGGTTATCGCCACCATGGCGCTGATGTATGCGGCCGGTGCGGACTGGACGTCGGCGATGCGCGTGGCCAGCGAGGCTGCGGGCATTGTCGTCGGACGTCTTGGTACCGCAGCCGTCGACCGTGAAGAGCTTGAGCAGGCGCTTGCCTGAGGCGGATTGTCATAGCGGAGATGAACCCATGTTCGATGTAGTCCTGAAGAACCTGACTGAGGCCCGGAATGCGCTGGATCGTCTTTGCGATGACGAAGCGACGGTCCGCCAGATCGCCACGGCGGGCGAAGCTCTCGCCGACGCCCTGCAGCGGGGCGGCCGTGTCTATTCCTGCGGCAACGGCGGCTCGATGTGCGACGCCATGCATTTTGCCGAGGAGCTTTCCGGCCGATACCGCGATAACCGTCCCGGCTTGCCCGCTACGGCTATCAGCGATGTCGGCCACATGACCTGCGTCGGTAACGACTACGGATACGACTTTGTCTTCTCGCGCTACGTCGAAGCGCATGCTCGTGCCGGCGACTTCCTGCTGGCAATCAGTACCAGCGGGAAGAGTCCTTCGATCCTGAACGCGGTCGATGCTGCCCAGGCGCGTGGCGCGAAGGTGATTGGCCTCCATGGCCGGCCAGGAAGCCTACTCGACTCGAAAGCGGACTTCAGTATTTGCACGCAGGGCGGAACGGCCTACGCGGATCGAATTCAAGAGCTCCATATCAAGGTCATTCACATCCTGATCGAGCTTGTCGAGCGCAGCCATTTCCCGGAGAACTACAAGGCGGCATGAGGATGCGCGCGACCGGAATGACCCTACCCACGTCCGTGTCATGG is a genomic window of Niveibacterium sp. SC-1 containing:
- the rfaE1 gene encoding D-glycero-beta-D-manno-heptose-7-phosphate kinase, which codes for MKLPDFTQYKLVVAGDVMLDRYWFGDVSRISPEAPVPVVKIERQEERSGGAANVARNIATLGGRTSLLTVVGNDDAGRRLHSLLKQDDIEPSLHIDSQIDTTVKLRVIGRQQQLLRIDFETTPSDEVLSAKLRDFARRVADVDVVVLSDYDKGGLRQVREMIRIAKEAGKPVLVDPKGNDFSKYEGATLITPNRAELRQVVGSWASEEELARKALGLRNALGLDAVLVTRSEEGMSLYGDGETVHQRAVARDVFDVTGAGDTVIATMALMYAAGADWTSAMRVASEAAGIVVGRLGTAAVDREELEQALA
- a CDS encoding SIS domain-containing protein, with translation MFDVVLKNLTEARNALDRLCDDEATVRQIATAGEALADALQRGGRVYSCGNGGSMCDAMHFAEELSGRYRDNRPGLPATAISDVGHMTCVGNDYGYDFVFSRYVEAHARAGDFLLAISTSGKSPSILNAVDAAQARGAKVIGLHGRPGSLLDSKADFSICTQGGTAYADRIQELHIKVIHILIELVERSHFPENYKAA